From the genome of Candidatus Cloacimonadota bacterium:
CGATAAATCCATTATTCTGACTGCTTAAAAAATCCTCATTTTTCCAGAAAAGCGTGAATTTATCTTTATAAGGAGCTCCTTGATATGGACAAAAAGTCTCGCAATTTCCGCATTCATTACACATTCCGTCGAGATGCAGGATTTGATAAATATCTTTGAAATTTTCGGATTTTACTTTAATTGGAATATTTGCTCGATTAGGACATACTTCTGTGCAGATGTTACAAATGAAATTGCATTCAAGGCATCTTTCTGCTTCAAGTTCAACTTTCCGAAACTTATCTATAAGATTTTCTTCATTAGAAGTTTCGGAAAGTTTGAGCGTAGATCGGAACTTGTTCCGAATCTCTTCAGAACGGTTTCCTTGGTCGGTTGTTCTCGACTCGAATCCGATTGTATCGGACTCTCTCAAGTCAAGTCCAGCCTTGATGATTCCTTTTTTGGAAGTTATCTCTCTAATTCGATTTTTATTATTGAAATCGGTTTTATATTCAAAGAAATTTTCTGGAATTTCACCTTTTTTGGAAATTATTGCTTTTGCTATTTTCGTTCCGTCGGCTATCGCTTCTACAACTGTCGAAGGACCTCGAAATGCATCACCTCCAATAAAAACATTTTCGATATTGGTTTCGTTAGTTTCTTTGTTCACAGCGATATCCCAATTTGAATCTACTTCAATTCCATTTTTTTGGAGAATATCATAATCTGCAATTTCCCCGATCGCTGAAAGTACATAATCAATTTTGAATTCTTCAAAACTGTTCTTGATCGGGATCGGTCTTTTCCTTCCACTTTTGTCCGGTTCTCCGAGCTTCATTTTGCTGCATTTCAAAATCGAATTATGGAAAGAAACAGGATTCAACAGTTCTTTAAAGATAACTCCATCTTTCAACGCATTTTCCAGTTCTTCTTTCTCAGCAGGCATAAATTCTCGTGTTCTGCGATAAATAATGTAAACTTTTTCAACACCTTCGACTCGCAAAGCAGCTCGTGCTGCATCCATTGCAGAATTCCCTCCACCAATAACCGCAATATTTTTACCAATATCTAAAGATTTTTTTTCTTTTTTGAATTTTTTCAGGAATGCGATTGCATCTAAAACTTTCTCACCATTTACATCAAGTTGGAGTTTTCGCGATTTTCCAGCACCAATCGAGAGCACAATATAATCGAAACCGGATTCTTTCAATGCTTTTATGGAAAAATTAGCATCAGAATTAAATTGGAATTTCACTCCGGTTTTTTTGATGATATCCAGGTCATTTTCAATCGCTTTTTGAGGGATCCTGAAATTCGGGATTGTGTGTTGGACAACTCCACCCGGTTTGTCTGTTTTCTCAAATATAGTAACATTAAATCCGGCTTTTGAGAGAAAATATCCGCAGGAAAGCCCGCTCGGTCCTGCTCCGATGATAGCAGTTTTTTTTTCAAACTTGCCAAATTTATAGAAATTTGGCAAGTTTTCACTATATCCTTTCTCTGCAGCAATCCTCTTCATCTCCCTGATCAAAATCGGATCTTCATAATCCAATCTTGTGCATTTAAGCATACATTTATGATCACAAATATACCCGGTAATAAAAGGCAAAGGATTCTTTGTCAGAATTACTTCTAAAGCCTTTTTGTAGCGTTTCTCACTAACCAGACGAATGTATTCCGGTATATCCTGATTGATCGGACAGCCTTGCATACAGGGAGCTATATAGCAGTCAGTGAGAGGAAGTTTCAGTTCGATTTTTCGATCATGAACAGGCTTTCTTTGTTTGATATAATCGACTTCGTTCAACGATTCCTCTGCCAAATTCTGCAACTTCTCGACATCGATTTTTCTACCTTTCGGAAGCATGTTGTCTTCTGCTTTCATCAGCGCATCAGCGATTTGCTTCAACCGGAAATATCCACCCGGTTTAAGCAAAACGGTAGCCATTGTAATCGGTTGGATTCCTGTTTGGATGATTTTCTTGATATTGAAAATATCAGCACCACCGGAATAAGAAATTGGTAAATCTCCATCAAACTCCGAAGTAAGTTTGGATGCCAGATTGATCGTGAGCGGATGCAATATCCGTCCAGAAAGATACATTTCATTACCGGGAAGAATTTTTTTTGTATTTATTACAGGAAGTGTATTAGAGAGTTTTACTCCAAATTCCCTGTTGTTTTCCAAAGCAAATTTTTGGAGTCTTTTCAGCATTTTTATAGCATCATCATATTGCAGATCGTGTTTGAAAGAATTCTCTTTTAACTCAATATTTTTATAGCCCATTTTGATAAAAACATTCTGCACAAAATCAAATCCCAACAAGGTTGGATTCAGTTTCACAAAAGTATGAAGTCGCTTCTCTTTGATCAGATATTTGCAGATTTCTTCCTGATCTTCCGGTGGACAACCGTGCATTGTAGAGAGAGTTATTGAATTCGAAATATGCGAAGAGATTTTCTCGATGAAATCAGAATTTATTATATTTGGAATTTCATCTTTTTTGATTTTTCTTTTTAGAATATCTTTACATTCATTGAAGAAATCACCTTGGGAAGCATCTTTTAAATTCTTAATAAAATCATCGATCTTTTTGGATTTTATTCCTTTCAAATCATAACCGACACTCATATTGAAGACAAAATCTCTTTCCTTGTTTTTTGACAGTTTAAAATAATCCTTCAAAAAATAGAGTAAAAACCAGGCTTTGACATATTCCTCGAAAGCTTGCTGTACGGTCAGTTCCGTTGACCATTCTGTGTTATATCCTTCATCTTCTGCTTCGATGCACGGTTTTTCGATTTCCAATTCATCGAGGATCTGCACAGTTTTCAATTCGAAGAATCTGCCACCGCAGAGATATGCAGAAGCAATATTTTGAGCAAGTTGTGTGTGCGGTCCTGCTGCCGGTCCGATCGGAGTTTCCAGTTTTTCTCCCAGCAATATCAATGAACGGCTATCATTATTTCTAAAGAGTTTCTCTTCCGGAATCCCGAAAATAGTTTTTTGATCTCGATATTCCTTTATGATCCAATCGAGAAGTCTCTCGAAAGGAATTGGTGTCATTTTGTCACTCATTTATTTTCTCCTCCAAATTTAACCTTGAAAAGGTTTACAAGTGTTTTCTTCAAAAATCTCCGCAGGAGATTACTGAACCTTTTCGACGGTTCATTTTTTCCAATCTTCCCAACCGTTGAAAAGGCTAATTGAAAGAATTTCTCTGTGGGAAGCCATTTTCAAGGTCTTTCTTTCAACGGTTTCAAAATTTGAATTA
Proteins encoded in this window:
- the ygfK gene encoding putative selenate reductase subunit YgfK; this translates as MSDKMTPIPFERLLDWIIKEYRDQKTIFGIPEEKLFRNNDSRSLILLGEKLETPIGPAAGPHTQLAQNIASAYLCGGRFFELKTVQILDELEIEKPCIEAEDEGYNTEWSTELTVQQAFEEYVKAWFLLYFLKDYFKLSKNKERDFVFNMSVGYDLKGIKSKKIDDFIKNLKDASQGDFFNECKDILKRKIKKDEIPNIINSDFIEKISSHISNSITLSTMHGCPPEDQEEICKYLIKEKRLHTFVKLNPTLLGFDFVQNVFIKMGYKNIELKENSFKHDLQYDDAIKMLKRLQKFALENNREFGVKLSNTLPVINTKKILPGNEMYLSGRILHPLTINLASKLTSEFDGDLPISYSGGADIFNIKKIIQTGIQPITMATVLLKPGGYFRLKQIADALMKAEDNMLPKGRKIDVEKLQNLAEESLNEVDYIKQRKPVHDRKIELKLPLTDCYIAPCMQGCPINQDIPEYIRLVSEKRYKKALEVILTKNPLPFITGYICDHKCMLKCTRLDYEDPILIREMKRIAAEKGYSENLPNFYKFGKFEKKTAIIGAGPSGLSCGYFLSKAGFNVTIFEKTDKPGGVVQHTIPNFRIPQKAIENDLDIIKKTGVKFQFNSDANFSIKALKESGFDYIVLSIGAGKSRKLQLDVNGEKVLDAIAFLKKFKKEKKSLDIGKNIAVIGGGNSAMDAARAALRVEGVEKVYIIYRRTREFMPAEKEELENALKDGVIFKELLNPVSFHNSILKCSKMKLGEPDKSGRKRPIPIKNSFEEFKIDYVLSAIGEIADYDILQKNGIEVDSNWDIAVNKETNETNIENVFIGGDAFRGPSTVVEAIADGTKIAKAIISKKGEIPENFFEYKTDFNNKNRIREITSKKGIIKAGLDLRESDTIGFESRTTDQGNRSEEIRNKFRSTLKLSETSNEENLIDKFRKVELEAERCLECNFICNICTEVCPNRANIPIKVKSENFKDIYQILHLDGMCNECGNCETFCPYQGAPYKDKFTLFWKNEDFLSSQNNGFIVLDEQNIKLRFNHIIYNLFRQNGEIKLCNPYGIFQKEMQNLFDIISTVLKNYTQILN